The following proteins are encoded in a genomic region of Toxotes jaculatrix isolate fToxJac2 chromosome 3, fToxJac2.pri, whole genome shotgun sequence:
- the alas1 gene encoding 5-aminolevulinate synthase, nonspecific, mitochondrial isoform X1, which translates to MDVILRRCPFLARVPQAFLQQSKKSLVVYAQRCPVMMELASKPMAPSMVRALCSSSSHQKTEDTVSAIEGPKQEVEPKLPAGHPVPPSGQAVASKCPFLAAEMGQKNSSVVRQVGLEFQEDVQEVRTVQKEVSPAQLKKPSLASTTKGSEEDSTNLMKTLLKQRPKRVSHLLQDNLPGSMSRFHYDDFFEKKIVEKKSDHTYRVFKTVNRLANEFPMADNFTGSLEEKREVSVWCSNDYLGMSRHPRVVQSIMDTLRKHGSGAGGTRNISGTSKFHVELEQELADLHKKDAALLFTSCFVANDSTLFTLAKMLPGCEIYSDAGNHASMIQGIRNSGAKKFIFRHNDVAHLRELLQKGDPTKPKIVAFETVHSMDGAVCPLEEMCDVAHEFGAITFVDEVHAVGLYGARGGGIGDRDGVMHKMDIISGTLGKAFGCVGGYIASTASLVDTVRSYAAGFIFTTSLPPMLLAGARQSIQVLKGEEGRALRRKHQRNVKLLRQMLMDSGLPVVHCPSHIIPVRVSDAEKNTEVCDIMMSHHNIYVQAINYPTVARGEELLRIAPTPHHTPEMMKYFVERLVHTWKEVGLELKPHSSAECTFCQQPLHFELMSEREKSYFSGLSHPISACA; encoded by the exons GATGCCCTGTCATGATGGAACTGGCCTCAAAACCTATGGCCCCATCGATGGTACGGGCCCTGTGTTCATCCTCCTCCCACCAAAAGACTGAGGACACCGTGTCTGCCATTGAAG GCCCCAAACAAGAAGTGGAGCCGAAGCTGCCCGCTGGTCACCCTGTGCCGCCCTCAGGCCAGGCGGTGGCCTCTAAATGCCCTTTCCTGGCAGCAGAGATGGGCCAGAAGAACAGCAGTGTGGTCCGTCAGGTTGGCCTGGAGTTCCAAGAGGATGTTCAGGAAGTCCGCACTGTCCAGAAAG AAGTGTCCCCTGCCCAGTTGAAGAAGCCATCCTTGGCCAGTACCACTAAGGGAAGCGAAGAGGATTCAACTAATCTAATGAAGACCCTCCTGAAACAGCGACCTAAAAGGGTTTCCCACTTGCTGCAGGACAACTTGCCAGGCAGTA TGTCTCGCTTCCATTATGATGACTTTTTCGAGAAGAAGATAGTAGAGAAGAAGAGTGACCACACGTACCGTGTGTTTAAGACCGTGAATCGTCTGGCCAATGAGTTCCCTATGGCCGACAACTTCACAGGCTCtttagaggaaaagagggaggtgTCCGTGTGGTGCAGCAATGACTACTTGGGCATGAGTAGACACCCTCGAGTCGTGCAGTCCATCAT GGATACTTTACGAAAGCATGGGTCAGGGGCAGGAGGCACCAGGAACATTTCTGGAACAAGTAAATTCCATGTAGAACTGGAACAAGAACTAGCTGACCTCCACAAGAAGGACGCTGCTCTGCTCTTCACCTCCTGCTTTGTGGCCAATGACTCCACTCTCTTCACCCTTGCCAAGATGCTGCCTG GTTGTGAGATCTACTCTGATGCAGGCAACCACGCCTCAATGATCCAGGGTATCAGGAACAGTGGTGCTAAGAAATTCATTTTCCGCCACAATGACGTGGCCCATCTCCGAGAGCTGCTGCAGAAGGGAGACCCCACCAAACCCAAGATCGTGGCCTTCGAGACCGTCCATTCCATGGATG GTGCTGTGTGTCCGCTGGAGGAGATGTGCGACGTGGCCCATGAGTTTGGTGCCATCACCTTCGTAGACGAGGTTCACGCCGTGGGCCTATATGGCGCCAGAGGAGGGGGCATTGGAGACAGAGATGGTGTCATGCACAAGATGGATATCATCTCAGGGACATTAG GCAAGGCCTTCGGCTGTGTGGGCGGCTACATCGCAAGTACTGCTTCCCTTGTGGACACGGTGCGTTCCTACGCTGCTGGTTTCATCTTCACCACCTCTCTGCCACCAATGTTGCTGGCAGGAGCCAGGCAGTCCATCCAGGTTCTAAAAGGGGAAGAGGGCCGTGCACTGAGACGTAAACACCAGCGCAACGTCAAGCTGCTCAGGCAGATGCTGATGGACTCAGGGTTGCCTGTGGTTCACTGCCCCAGCCACATCATCCCAGTCCGG GTGTCAGAcgcagagaaaaacacagaggtttGTGACATCATGATGAGTCATCACAACATCTATGTGCAGGCCATCAACTATCCCACCGTTGCCAGGGGAGAAGAGCTCCTGCGTATTGCGCCAACACCTCACCACACCCCTGAGATGATGAAATACTTTGTTG AGAGGCTGGTGCACACATGGAAGGAGGTGGGTCTGGAGTTGAAGCCACACTCATCCGCAGAGTGTACGTTCTGTCAGCAGCCGCTCCACTTCGAGCTGATGAGCGAGCGAGAAAAGTCTTACTTCAGTGGCCTGAGCCACCCTATCTCAGCCTGCGCATAA
- the alas1 gene encoding 5-aminolevulinate synthase, nonspecific, mitochondrial isoform X2 — translation MDVILRRCPFLARVPQAFLQQSKKSLVVYAQRCPVMMELASKPMAPSMVRALCSSSSHQKTEDTVSAIEGPKQEVEPKLPAGHPVPPSGQAVASKCPFLAAEMGQKNSSVVRQVGLEFQEDVQEVRTVQKEVSPAQLKKPSLASTTKGSEEDSTNLMKTLLKQRPKRVSHLLQDNLPGMSRFHYDDFFEKKIVEKKSDHTYRVFKTVNRLANEFPMADNFTGSLEEKREVSVWCSNDYLGMSRHPRVVQSIMDTLRKHGSGAGGTRNISGTSKFHVELEQELADLHKKDAALLFTSCFVANDSTLFTLAKMLPGCEIYSDAGNHASMIQGIRNSGAKKFIFRHNDVAHLRELLQKGDPTKPKIVAFETVHSMDGAVCPLEEMCDVAHEFGAITFVDEVHAVGLYGARGGGIGDRDGVMHKMDIISGTLGKAFGCVGGYIASTASLVDTVRSYAAGFIFTTSLPPMLLAGARQSIQVLKGEEGRALRRKHQRNVKLLRQMLMDSGLPVVHCPSHIIPVRVSDAEKNTEVCDIMMSHHNIYVQAINYPTVARGEELLRIAPTPHHTPEMMKYFVERLVHTWKEVGLELKPHSSAECTFCQQPLHFELMSEREKSYFSGLSHPISACA, via the exons GATGCCCTGTCATGATGGAACTGGCCTCAAAACCTATGGCCCCATCGATGGTACGGGCCCTGTGTTCATCCTCCTCCCACCAAAAGACTGAGGACACCGTGTCTGCCATTGAAG GCCCCAAACAAGAAGTGGAGCCGAAGCTGCCCGCTGGTCACCCTGTGCCGCCCTCAGGCCAGGCGGTGGCCTCTAAATGCCCTTTCCTGGCAGCAGAGATGGGCCAGAAGAACAGCAGTGTGGTCCGTCAGGTTGGCCTGGAGTTCCAAGAGGATGTTCAGGAAGTCCGCACTGTCCAGAAAG AAGTGTCCCCTGCCCAGTTGAAGAAGCCATCCTTGGCCAGTACCACTAAGGGAAGCGAAGAGGATTCAACTAATCTAATGAAGACCCTCCTGAAACAGCGACCTAAAAGGGTTTCCCACTTGCTGCAGGACAACTTGCCAGGCA TGTCTCGCTTCCATTATGATGACTTTTTCGAGAAGAAGATAGTAGAGAAGAAGAGTGACCACACGTACCGTGTGTTTAAGACCGTGAATCGTCTGGCCAATGAGTTCCCTATGGCCGACAACTTCACAGGCTCtttagaggaaaagagggaggtgTCCGTGTGGTGCAGCAATGACTACTTGGGCATGAGTAGACACCCTCGAGTCGTGCAGTCCATCAT GGATACTTTACGAAAGCATGGGTCAGGGGCAGGAGGCACCAGGAACATTTCTGGAACAAGTAAATTCCATGTAGAACTGGAACAAGAACTAGCTGACCTCCACAAGAAGGACGCTGCTCTGCTCTTCACCTCCTGCTTTGTGGCCAATGACTCCACTCTCTTCACCCTTGCCAAGATGCTGCCTG GTTGTGAGATCTACTCTGATGCAGGCAACCACGCCTCAATGATCCAGGGTATCAGGAACAGTGGTGCTAAGAAATTCATTTTCCGCCACAATGACGTGGCCCATCTCCGAGAGCTGCTGCAGAAGGGAGACCCCACCAAACCCAAGATCGTGGCCTTCGAGACCGTCCATTCCATGGATG GTGCTGTGTGTCCGCTGGAGGAGATGTGCGACGTGGCCCATGAGTTTGGTGCCATCACCTTCGTAGACGAGGTTCACGCCGTGGGCCTATATGGCGCCAGAGGAGGGGGCATTGGAGACAGAGATGGTGTCATGCACAAGATGGATATCATCTCAGGGACATTAG GCAAGGCCTTCGGCTGTGTGGGCGGCTACATCGCAAGTACTGCTTCCCTTGTGGACACGGTGCGTTCCTACGCTGCTGGTTTCATCTTCACCACCTCTCTGCCACCAATGTTGCTGGCAGGAGCCAGGCAGTCCATCCAGGTTCTAAAAGGGGAAGAGGGCCGTGCACTGAGACGTAAACACCAGCGCAACGTCAAGCTGCTCAGGCAGATGCTGATGGACTCAGGGTTGCCTGTGGTTCACTGCCCCAGCCACATCATCCCAGTCCGG GTGTCAGAcgcagagaaaaacacagaggtttGTGACATCATGATGAGTCATCACAACATCTATGTGCAGGCCATCAACTATCCCACCGTTGCCAGGGGAGAAGAGCTCCTGCGTATTGCGCCAACACCTCACCACACCCCTGAGATGATGAAATACTTTGTTG AGAGGCTGGTGCACACATGGAAGGAGGTGGGTCTGGAGTTGAAGCCACACTCATCCGCAGAGTGTACGTTCTGTCAGCAGCCGCTCCACTTCGAGCTGATGAGCGAGCGAGAAAAGTCTTACTTCAGTGGCCTGAGCCACCCTATCTCAGCCTGCGCATAA